A region of the Deltaproteobacteria bacterium genome:
TAGCGATTTCTTTTTGCTGTCTTTTCCAATCAACACCAAACGGTGGATTCGTTAGAAAATAATCATAAGTTTCATTATCAAATTGATCATCAATAAAACTATCGCCAAAGCGTACGTTATTACCACCACCATTGTGGCTTACTTCTTTCATCAACATATCAGATGCAGCCGTGGCAAAAGCGCGTTTATTATAGTCTTGCCCATAGACATAAAGCTTGGCCTCAGCATGATGCTCACGCAAATAACGTTGGGATTCGGCAAGCATGCCGCCGGTGCCACAGGCAGGGTCGAGCAACTTTCGTATAGTGCCTGGGGTTGTCAGTAGTTTGTCATCGTTAATGAATAAAATATTTACCATTAAACGAATTACTTCACGCGGGGTAAAGTGATCACCAGCGGTTTCGTTTGCTAGCTCGTTAAAACGGCGAATGAGATTTTCAAAAATTAGCCCCATTTGCTCGTTAGCAACATTGGCCGGATGCAAATCAACATCAGCAAATTTGCTAACCACTAAAAATAAAATATTGGCTTCATGCATCTTTTCGATTTCGCTCTCAAACTCAAAATACTCAAAGATGCGTTGCACATTTGCAGAAAAGCCCTGAATGTAGCTGACCAGATGTTTATTAATATTGTCTGGGTCGCCTTTAAGTTTTGCGAAATCTAATGGTGAATGATTATGAAAACGTTGGCCAGCAGCTTTATTTAGCTTAGTGTCAAGGGCGTCGCCGATAAGTTTGCTGCCTTTGCTACGTTCAAAATCTTTTATGACTTTTGCTTTGGTTGGCGCGAGCACACAATCAAAACGGCGCAAAACGGTCATTGGCAACATAACGCGCTCGTATTGCGGTGGTCGATATGGCCCGCGCAGTAGATCTGCAATTTGCCAAATTAAATTAGCGAAATAGTTATGGTCTGGCATCGTTCATTCTTTATAAAAATGCAGGTTTTGCATATTGTTGGCTAACATCTCCTAAGTTTGCAATGCCTGTAACCTATCACTGTAGATCTAGAGGAGCAATGAGAAGAACCTTTTAACGGTTATACTTTTTTCTACAAACCTCTTCCCATACAACTATAAAATATCGTATTTAAGAACTCGGCGAAGAACCGTCGAGTCAAACCTTAATAGGTTGAACTCGGCCAAATAGTGAGTCAGTGGTGTGCGCAACTGCGCACGCGGTGGCAATCTACAGTCTTATGGCCTGTGGGTTCTCACTGGCTCACCATCGGTTCTTCGCCGAACAGTTGGTTGCCTCGGACTCGCAGGCCACCCTTATGGCCAATGTGAGTAATCGTGGCGCTATGCAAGAGGCGAAGCGATGGCTCTGTATTTACCTGTTTGTATTAATCAGCGTTTATTAAAATACATTTGCCAAAAAAGTACACTGCAATAAAAGTGCTTTTGGCAAAATACATTAAGAATATCGCCAACTAGCGTCGGCCATAAGCATTGGCAAGCAATTAACTAGTAATAATTGCAAATTCAAACATCATCAAAGAGGGATATTGATGTCACGGATACAAAAGTTTGCTCGTAGTTTTCCTAGCTTAAAAGCGGCAAATGGCGTTAAGCCTTGGCAGCCGCAGGCATTAGCACGATGGGCATGTAATTTTAATAATGGTACACTAGAGCTTAATAGCGCCAGATTTGTGTTATGGGTTGCAGATCCATTTACCCTATGGCCTTGCGGACGCTTTAATTTATTCGAAGCTATAATAACTTGGGATGCGCCACATCGATTGGCATTTATAGCCTGGATTGCGGCACCATGGTGGTTATAAGCGATTGATTTTATTTCAGAGATGGTGCCCAGGGACGGAATTGTGCTTCAAAGAACACTGTCCCCTGTAATCCCTGTAATCCTGTAATCAGCCTGTAATCTGCAAGAGGCAACTGCTATAATTATGATTTATATTCGTTGTAAACCTTAAATCCACTTCATTTTAGTACATTAACCCAATTCGGATATCCAAGGCTTGCAGCGGCATACTTATCGAAGGTAAGCCACTCACCATCAACTGATAGGGCTAATGCTGCATATGAAGCATCATAGCCAGTTAGTCCCTGCAGAGAAATGTTTGCAGCGTCTTTGGCAAGAGAGCCATTCATGGCAATTCGTAGCAAAGGCAATTCAAGCAGAAAGGGCATGTCATTTTGGGCGAAATCTAAAGGTTGTGGATGTTGTCTCATACACACAGAGAATACTTCAAAAAAGAACAACTCGGGCACAATAAATTCACTTTTGCGAGTAAGTAAATTTTCTAAAACAGCTTCAGCTGCAATTGAACCAGGTTCATCTAAAAACCACTTAACTGCCACCGATGCATCAATAACAGCCGGTTTCATTTATCATAGCCCCTAAGGCGTCGCAGAACTTGAAGGCTATCATTTG
Encoded here:
- a CDS encoding type II toxin-antitoxin system VapC family toxin; its protein translation is MKPAVIDASVAVKWFLDEPGSIAAEAVLENLLTRKSEFIVPELFFFEVFSVCMRQHPQPLDFAQNDMPFLLELPLLRIAMNGSLAKDAANISLQGLTGYDASYAALALSVDGEWLTFDKYAAASLGYPNWVNVLK